TGGAATTACAGCAGCCAACAGCATTACTCCTCAGGTGGGATAAATTTTCTGACGATAAAGAAattgtcatgaagtattgcagtagcgtggtgaaaggtgatattgatgcttacctttatcatttGGGTGATGatttagtaaggcatttgacATAGTGTGGTTGGTGTGGTAGCTGTAGTGGTTAAATACCTTATCTCCtcacatttgtattccactcTATGTGGGCTTCAAACaggagttttaggcttttgacagtaAGAGGATCTAATAgatggaaagtgactgagctctaagtcaacttgtaggaatgactgacagtagctatgcatctaaaatttgaagaaataagttggtataacagaaaaataaggaaactaggtcaagataaacctacacaaGATACGAAGTTCCatttggtatttgaaatcacaggaatataagtataattagcaacaatttgttttgtttcgcccATATCGTCTCGTTTCATGAAATAGGAACAACAAGAACGACagtggcgacatctagtaacgAGTTTTGAATCTTATGTTAGTTGCACAATTACTACTTGTTGTTCCTATGTCATGAAACGAGACGAAATGCGGAAATGGGCGAAAtataaaaagctaaaaaataactttttagtTAAATTACCATTACAACCTTTCCTCCTCGTGGAGTTCGATACCTACAGTTCGGGTGAGATGTTTCCTGTAAAATTtctaaataagaattaaacTTCGTCGGGTTAAGTGTGCTTCTACAAAGACTACACGcgtggaaaaaaattcaaatatttccttttttggcgTTATGACAATCCGTTGCACTAGTTAACAGCACAACGTAGGACATACATATTAAGTGATTAAGAGAGCGCGGTGGAGACGGCGGAGGGCGACCCCCAATCCCCCGTTTGGAACACACAAAGTTTTGACAATCCGGCTTTTATAACCGtttgtgtttgtatttttaatttttttttttttgtatttttttttctttcttttcgtcaAGTTTatcttgttccttttttttaacttcttcGTAGCATATAATGTCGTCatcatttagttttttttgtttgtttttgcttgCTGGAACATACGACAcccaaacgaaacaaaacagaGGTGATAACGGGAGAGACGACACATATTTGAAAGGAGCGGGAagcagattttaaaaaaatttataaataaacaaaaatttttctagaaGAGATGCGAATGAAAGGAGTTACAGAAACTGGTTTGGAGGGGACGGTGTAGGAaccggaagaaagaaagaaacaaacagtTAACACACCGTATACTCAACAGTGGACAACAATGGGTTCGGGATAGGGGTGGTAGGTGTTTTGGTTGGGTTTCGCGTGATTTGGGTATAACCCCCAGTCTGGAaggaaataacaaacaaagtaGCAGGTCGGGCCCAGAAAAGATTTTGGAGTCAGGAGAATAGATTGAATTGGTCGGTCATGGCGTTGTTGAGTGCTGAGGTTAAGAAGGAAGAAGTGAAAAGGTCAACAACACAAATTAAGCAATCGACTGATGTTCTCAGATCTTGGTTTGAAACAGTTGTGCGAGCCAACGGTCAACACAATCTTCATGATTATATCACGGGGGAAtaggggagggaggggggactCGGAGGGCGGGTAGAAacgcaacaaaaaaattgaaattgttaaTTTCCGATAATCATAAATAAGTTGCGATCGCAGAATAGAAGGTGTAAGTACGTAGCCATTTAAAAAGATGCAAATAAACACATCATACTAATAATTCTTAATTGTGTGAATCCCCCGTTCGCATTCCGACACAAGCCGGATCAAGCCGTAATCAACGCCGTCATCATTGGTTTCATATTGTGATGTGTCAAAATCCCTAATCAAATGAATTCAGTGAtcaaaattatacaaaaaaaaggaccaaatatgaaaaataggCTAAGTTTGTGGAATCAAAACCTACAAGTCTACAACAAACTTTTAACTGACACTTACGGAAGGGAGTTGGCAAGACTTCCTGCCATGGAGTTTCTGCTCCTAGGAAAGCAAGCATCATTGGTTGTTACCAAATCGGCTACAAAGTACTGAGATTGTACATCAGAGtccctttaaaaatatagagaagaaatgttattatcAATATTCAGTGAGCTCTACACCTAATTAATCCATGgatattcaaaatgaaatatattgAGTAACAGAACACGGCAGATCCTCAAAAGATTTACTATTTCATGCTTACTGCCTCTGAATTTTAAAACCTAGATTTCAAATTCACTgaacaaaacaataacaacacaTAACTAAAAATACTTACGGAAGAGATGGAGCATATGCACTTCCTGCTGTAGAATTCCTACTCCTGTTGCAGAATGCTTGCAGATCGGCAAATGAGGCATCAGGATGAGGATAGTTGGGAGCATTTGAATCACTATAATTGTCCACTGGAAAACTGAAGTAGATTCACACATTACAACGGTTTTTAAAACGGGCAATATCTCCGCAGCTTTCGGTTATTAATTCGACTGGGCGGGTCTTCTGATGTTCGCTTCATTGataaattttgtctttttccttttcctgcaCAAGCGGCAGATGCAATCCGTGCCAGACGGTCCGCTTCGACGTTCCTGCGCACTCCTCCACACGATAGCACATAATTTTagcaaagaaaatttattaatgCGATGCACCAGAAAGTCAATACGAACTATTTGTATACCCATTTAATTGTAACCAATTGTGTGTAATGGTACAGTTGGCGAATTAGATTTTGGTTTCGAACAGGAAGTCCTTTAATATTTCGCCATCCATTAGCTTCCCATTTACTAATAAAATATGTCACAAATCTAACAGAATTTTTACTGTCTGTGTTAATTTGAACCTTGTCAACACCTGAAAAGCACAAACAATCTAGCATCACTATTCACTTAAATGCGTAAAAATACGATACCACAGGAGCAGACAATTTTTATTGCTTCAATGATGGTTTCTAACTCTGCCCCATCACTGTTGTAACCACCTGGGAGTCGAGTGGGCTGGCTGACATTTCTGcaagaaaatataataaaagttcACAAGATTTTCTTGCAaccaaatttaaacaaaaataaacccacAATTTATGATTTGGTCCAAACCAGACTCCAATTGCAGAAACAGAATCGATCAGCTTAAAACGACCGTTAATGTACGATCCGTCTGTGTAGACCTGGATAAAATCTTTATCATCGCAATAGAATTCGTAATCATCCATCAAGGTGACCGTCAATTGTTCGAATGGCACTACAGGTTCTTCGGGCAGAGGAAACATTTCAAACCTTGGTTCCGTGATCTGGGAGTCCCCTtcaagaatttgaatttcatcaccaaaatcaaaccaatcggcttctttttcatcataatAACAATGGCCATAAGAATGGGGTTTTGGGAAAGTTGTTATTTTCCGAGGCCTATAAAACATGAATATTAGAAGTGTTCCATGTTATTGGTGAAGATGCAGTTGAAAGACACTCACTGAGTCTGATGAACTGGTGGGTGTGAAAGGGATGCTGTTGCTTGTCTAGTTCTGTTACAGAAGGTTTGTAACTCAGCAAATGACGATTCAGGATGGGGAAAGTTAAATCCTCCAGCACGAGGTTTTGTAGAATGAGCTCTTTCGTCAAATGTGGGATGAACACTGCTTTGATTGTGGAATGGGGCAGTAGGATGGTAAGGTAGAGACGGAAGACTGCCAAATAAGCAAAGACTGTGTTTACATAAAGTTAAATGGCTAGATAAATGATTATTACCGTCCATGTTGTATGGGTGGATAAGGGTTGTAATGTTGAGGACCAGGACTATGTTGAAAATAGCGTCCAGATGGATTGACACCCAACATTTTCAGCTCAAACAAACAGAACCTTTAAACAAGAGGCACAAAT
This sequence is a window from Daphnia pulicaria isolate SC F1-1A chromosome 7, SC_F0-13Bv2, whole genome shotgun sequence. Protein-coding genes within it:
- the LOC124349866 gene encoding uncharacterized protein LOC124349866; this translates as MLGVNPSGRYFQHSPGPQHYNPYPPIQHGRLPSLPYHPTAPFHNQSSVHPTFDERAHSTKPRAGGFNFPHPESSFAELQTFCNRTRQATASLSHPPVHQTQPRKITTFPKPHSYGHCYYDEKEADWFDFGDEIQILEGDSQITEPRFEMFPLPEEPVVPFEQLTVTLMDDYEFYCDDKDFIQVYTDGSYINGRFKLIDSVSAIGVWFGPNHKLNVSQPTRLPGGYNSDGAELETIIEAIKIVCSCGVDKVQINTDSKNSVRFVTYFISKWEANGWRNIKGLPVRNQNLIRQLYHYTQLVTIKWECAGTSKRTVWHGLHLPLVQEKEKDKIYQ